From Cyclobacteriaceae bacterium, a single genomic window includes:
- a CDS encoding class I SAM-dependent methyltransferase: protein MKKIISTLIRYVPRKYLQLFSGVGLKVVGAFYTGKAVQCPICEHQYRSFLPYGRINPRPNALCPSCLSLERHRLIWLFLKQKTNFFTQKLRVLHIAPEHCFMKRFEKQHGDGYITADIESPLAKIKMDIHQIPFDDNEFDVVLCNHVLEHVDNDIQAMSEINRVLRSGGWSVLQIPFFSPVPDVTFEDPSVTDAREREKIFGQNDHVRKFGKDYPQRIEHSGMIAEANEFAKSLSDEDCFRYGISKNEILYRGIKR, encoded by the coding sequence ATGAAGAAAATTATCTCAACATTAATCCGATACGTTCCCCGGAAATATCTCCAGTTATTCAGTGGAGTCGGACTAAAAGTAGTCGGAGCGTTCTACACCGGGAAAGCAGTTCAATGTCCAATCTGTGAACATCAATACAGAAGTTTTTTACCGTACGGACGAATCAATCCCAGACCTAATGCTCTCTGCCCTTCTTGTCTTTCATTGGAAAGACATCGGCTGATCTGGCTGTTCCTGAAGCAGAAGACAAATTTTTTCACTCAGAAATTAAGAGTGCTTCACATCGCCCCGGAACATTGCTTCATGAAGAGATTTGAAAAGCAACACGGAGATGGCTATATCACTGCAGATATTGAATCACCTCTTGCAAAAATAAAGATGGATATTCATCAGATTCCTTTCGATGATAATGAATTTGATGTCGTGCTGTGCAATCATGTACTGGAGCATGTTGATAATGATATTCAGGCAATGTCCGAGATCAATCGCGTACTTCGTTCCGGAGGCTGGTCCGTTTTACAAATACCTTTCTTCTCTCCTGTACCCGATGTGACATTTGAAGATCCTTCTGTCACCGATGCGCGTGAGCGCGAAAAGATCTTTGGGCAGAATGACCATGTGAGAAAGTTTGGAAAAGACTACCCACAAAGAATTGAACACAGTGGAATGATAGCAGAAGCTAACGAGTTTGCCAAAAGTCTGTCAGACGAAGATTGTTTTCGATATGGCATTTCTAAAAATGAGATTCTGTACCGCGGAATCAAACGATAA
- the tilS gene encoding tRNA lysidine(34) synthetase TilS, whose protein sequence is MLKPFKEFISLHNLVDTGDRILLAVSGGLDSMVMLDLFRKAGFKIAVAHCNFGLRGKASDEDQTFVSHFCSSSGISFFTQRFETKNYAEEKGLSIQMAARDLRYQWFDNVMDQEKFHWLATAHHLNDNIETVLMRWVKGSNLDQLTGIPVKNEKVIRPLLFAKREDILAYAKKEKIQWREDISNESDDYQRNFIRHQVIDKLKEINPSLEETFSSSLDKIKGAHEIMQRGLGQLKDSMTRMEGDKLYIDKNLLMLLQHPAFVIYEWLRPYGFEWDRCVQLVEATQSGKQFFSSTHQAVVDREFIIVSPQKERLTEILIEEGQDKAALGPWMLAIKAHKGSKIETKKTHGTFDLGSIKFPVVWRKWRTGDSFFPLGLGHKKKVSDFLIDEKISMLEKNDATVIESGGEIVWVVGLRVDDRFKVTAQTKSILEIKLTQI, encoded by the coding sequence ATGCTCAAGCCCTTTAAGGAATTTATTTCTCTTCATAACCTCGTCGATACAGGTGACCGTATTCTGCTGGCAGTAAGCGGAGGATTGGATTCGATGGTGATGCTTGACCTCTTTCGCAAGGCTGGATTCAAAATCGCCGTTGCTCACTGCAATTTCGGACTGAGAGGTAAGGCTTCGGATGAGGATCAGACTTTCGTCAGTCATTTTTGCAGTAGTTCAGGTATCAGCTTTTTTACTCAGCGCTTTGAGACCAAGAACTATGCCGAAGAAAAAGGATTGTCAATTCAAATGGCCGCCCGCGATCTGCGCTATCAGTGGTTTGACAATGTTATGGACCAGGAAAAATTTCATTGGCTGGCAACGGCCCATCATCTCAATGACAATATCGAAACGGTTTTAATGAGATGGGTGAAGGGTTCTAACCTGGATCAGCTCACAGGCATTCCTGTTAAAAATGAGAAAGTGATCCGTCCGCTGCTTTTTGCTAAACGAGAAGACATTCTCGCATATGCTAAAAAAGAAAAGATCCAATGGCGTGAAGATATCAGCAACGAAAGCGATGATTATCAAAGGAATTTTATTCGTCATCAGGTAATCGATAAACTGAAAGAGATTAATCCGTCGCTGGAAGAAACCTTCAGTAGTTCACTTGACAAAATCAAAGGGGCTCATGAAATCATGCAAAGAGGATTGGGTCAGCTAAAAGACAGCATGACCCGAATGGAGGGTGACAAGCTTTACATCGATAAAAACCTGCTGATGCTTCTTCAGCATCCGGCGTTTGTCATCTATGAGTGGCTTCGGCCTTATGGATTTGAATGGGATCGTTGTGTGCAACTGGTGGAAGCAACCCAGTCAGGCAAGCAATTTTTTTCCTCTACGCATCAGGCGGTGGTTGACCGGGAGTTTATAATTGTATCGCCCCAGAAGGAGCGATTAACAGAAATTCTTATTGAGGAAGGTCAGGACAAGGCGGCATTGGGTCCATGGATGCTGGCGATCAAAGCTCACAAGGGAAGCAAGATAGAGACAAAAAAAACCCACGGGACATTTGACCTTGGCAGCATCAAGTTTCCGGTGGTGTGGAGGAAATGGAGAACAGGGGATAGTTTTTTCCCCTTGGGTCTGGGTCACAAAAAGAAAGTAAGTGATTTTCTTATTGATGAGAAGATCAGCATGCTGGAAAAGAATGATGCAACCGTTATAGAATCAGGCGGGGAGATCGTCTGGGTCGTTGGGTTGCGTGTCGATGACCGGTTTAAAGTGACCGCTCAAACAAAATCCATTTTGGAAATTAAACTGACACAGATTTAA
- the bamD gene encoding outer membrane protein assembly factor BamD: MIRKLSINVLLLVCSLIMVASACSRGFRRIQRSEDWRIKYEAGLNYYSKKDYYHTAILFEEITPVVRGLPEGEKVEFYLAYCQYYEKTYLLASNQFKVFFETYGRSSLAQEAFFMYAYSLYVASPDSDHDQKSSVEAMDAMQTFLNQYPESKFRDQAVEVIAISQTKLETKGADNAKQYLKMKQYKAAVIAFDNFKKSFPDSKFLEELAYLKVVSQYKLATQSFMSLQIERYTAVITFYQELVDNFPNSTYLKDAELMYSTSQVELNKLKELKSKLLKNS, encoded by the coding sequence ATGATCCGGAAACTGTCTATTAACGTCCTTCTTCTTGTATGCAGCCTGATAATGGTGGCTTCAGCGTGTAGTCGCGGCTTCCGCAGAATACAGAGAAGTGAAGACTGGCGGATCAAGTATGAGGCAGGGCTGAATTACTACAGCAAGAAAGATTATTACCACACCGCTATCCTTTTTGAAGAAATTACTCCTGTTGTGAGAGGTTTACCGGAAGGTGAAAAAGTGGAGTTCTATCTCGCTTATTGCCAGTATTATGAGAAGACTTATTTGCTTGCCTCGAACCAGTTCAAGGTCTTTTTTGAGACGTACGGACGGAGTTCTCTGGCGCAGGAGGCCTTCTTCATGTACGCTTATTCGCTCTATGTAGCATCCCCTGATTCGGATCACGACCAGAAGAGTTCGGTGGAAGCAATGGATGCCATGCAGACTTTCCTCAATCAATATCCTGAAAGCAAGTTCCGCGATCAGGCAGTGGAAGTGATTGCCATATCGCAGACCAAGCTTGAGACCAAGGGTGCTGACAATGCGAAGCAGTATTTGAAAATGAAACAGTATAAGGCAGCTGTTATTGCCTTTGATAATTTTAAGAAGAGCTTTCCAGATTCAAAGTTCCTGGAAGAACTGGCATATCTGAAAGTAGTATCACAATACAAGCTTGCGACACAAAGCTTTATGTCTCTGCAGATCGAACGTTACACAGCTGTGATTACTTTCTATCAGGAGCTGGTGGATAATTTTCCAAACAGCACGTACCTGAAAGATGCAGAGCTGATGTATTCTACCAGTCAGGTAGAACTCAATAAATTAAAAGAGTTAAAATCTAAATTACTTAAAAATTCATAA
- a CDS encoding DNA-directed RNA polymerase subunit omega translates to MANQPSIITRDVDKIAAHTGNVYESVVVISKRARQIAINIKEELNNKLAEFATTVDNLEEVFENREQIEISRFYERLPKPTTSALDEFLEGKVNYRRRSEEIKPE, encoded by the coding sequence ATGGCTAATCAACCTTCAATCATCACACGCGACGTAGATAAGATAGCAGCGCATACAGGAAATGTGTATGAGTCTGTAGTTGTTATTTCAAAACGCGCACGTCAGATCGCAATCAATATCAAGGAAGAATTGAATAATAAGCTTGCTGAGTTCGCAACAACTGTTGACAATCTTGAAGAAGTATTTGAGAACCGTGAGCAAATTGAGATCTCAAGATTTTACGAGCGCCTGCCAAAGCCTACAACTTCTGCATTGGATGAATTCCTGGAAGGCAAGGTGAACTATCGCCGCCGTTCAGAAGAAATCAAGCCAGAGTAA
- a CDS encoding ornithine cyclodeaminase, whose amino-acid sequence MKQISTADIQKKISMRQAIDLMKEAFSQLSLGNAVAPVRTVMNSSDDSGRVLFMPSYSSAFGLFGLKMVSVFDHNTSKKLPVIQGHMMIMDGNDGTPLASIEAEYLTELRTGAASGLATDLLARKHVEVLAIFGTGTQAETQLEGVLMVRSVQEVIVFGTHADKVFSFCRRMKDRFDINIVPSESFDELREADIICTATTCSQPLFQEHQLKRGVHINGIGSYKPSMQEIPSDVIKRSLLVVDHREAALTEPGDIVIPVREGIITKDHIHAEIGEIVNGSKRGRTSEDEITVFKSVGNAIQDLAIAGFMIDRDIKR is encoded by the coding sequence TTGAAACAGATTTCAACAGCCGATATTCAGAAAAAGATTTCCATGCGTCAGGCAATTGATCTGATGAAGGAAGCCTTTTCTCAATTAAGCCTTGGAAATGCTGTCGCTCCGGTACGCACCGTAATGAACTCATCAGATGACTCAGGCCGTGTTCTCTTCATGCCCTCCTACTCATCAGCATTCGGACTCTTTGGATTGAAAATGGTTTCTGTTTTTGATCATAACACATCCAAAAAGCTTCCTGTCATTCAGGGTCATATGATGATCATGGATGGAAACGACGGTACTCCTTTGGCCTCCATTGAAGCGGAATATCTTACCGAACTAAGAACCGGCGCCGCATCCGGACTGGCCACTGATCTTTTAGCAAGAAAGCATGTTGAAGTGCTGGCAATCTTTGGTACAGGTACTCAGGCAGAAACTCAACTTGAAGGAGTGCTTATGGTAAGATCTGTTCAGGAAGTGATTGTCTTTGGAACACATGCCGATAAGGTCTTTTCCTTTTGCCGTCGCATGAAAGATCGATTTGATATTAATATTGTTCCTTCTGAATCTTTTGACGAATTGAGAGAAGCAGATATTATTTGTACTGCAACCACTTGCTCTCAACCCCTGTTTCAGGAGCATCAGCTCAAAAGAGGAGTTCACATCAATGGGATTGGATCATACAAACCCTCCATGCAGGAAATTCCTTCTGATGTTATAAAAAGATCGCTGCTGGTCGTCGATCATCGTGAAGCAGCTCTTACCGAACCAGGCGATATCGTTATTCCAGTTCGTGAAGGCATCATCACGAAAGATCACATACATGCAGAAATTGGAGAGATTGTCAACGGCTCAAAGCGTGGAAGAACTTCCGAAGATGAGATTACAGTTTTTAAATCCGTTGGGAACGCGATTCAGGATCTTGCGATTGCAGGCTTCATGATCGACCGGGATATTAAACGTTAA
- a CDS encoding Organic solvent tolerance protein OstA, which produces MRRSAIVFMVILCSIHAFGQRKVKLEKANSLRGSVENGVRMDWVIGDVVFVQNETTIYCDSAIFNKADNSVKAYGRIRITEGDSVTVTSNGLTYDGNKKIAYLRKNVVFTKLQTATLYTDFLDYDRPKNEARYFNRGKLVDSTNTLTSDKGYYDLRSNLASFKKNVVGVNKDYTMTSDTLQYSSKTKFIYFRAVTRLEDREGGVAFYENGFYDTKQKKSDLVQGVFETPSYKLQGTRLFLDNIKKLYRAQGKVIMTSKAENMNIHGDEGYYDRKTGISKVYGHAYVERITDDNDTLFISADTLVSIENADPKKKRLLAYYNVRIFKTDLQGKADSLVYVASDSILYFFRNPVLWTEENQMTADSIRILLEKKKISRIYMVSNSFVVSEDSLTNFNQIKGRNMTAFFEGKNIHHVIVKGNGESLYFALQEKEQEKEGKKEKYTITSGMNKIICSNMRINFKAGKVNNISFYINPDASFIPPHELKADQIKLKGFNWRGFDRPTRQQVVQQRPQ; this is translated from the coding sequence ATGAGAAGGTCCGCTATTGTTTTTATGGTTATTCTCTGCTCAATCCATGCTTTTGGGCAGCGTAAGGTGAAACTGGAGAAAGCCAACAGTCTCAGGGGCTCAGTGGAGAATGGCGTCCGCATGGACTGGGTAATTGGTGACGTGGTCTTTGTTCAAAATGAAACGACCATCTACTGTGACTCCGCCATTTTCAATAAGGCCGATAACAGCGTAAAAGCCTATGGAAGGATCCGCATTACAGAAGGTGACTCTGTAACCGTAACATCCAACGGACTTACCTATGATGGAAATAAGAAGATCGCTTACCTCCGCAAGAATGTGGTTTTTACAAAGCTGCAGACCGCTACCCTCTATACTGACTTTCTGGATTATGATCGCCCAAAAAATGAAGCCCGTTATTTCAACCGGGGTAAGCTGGTGGATTCCACCAACACGTTGACAAGTGATAAAGGATATTATGATCTGAGAAGCAATCTCGCTTCATTCAAAAAAAATGTTGTGGGCGTGAACAAAGATTACACCATGACTTCCGACACGCTTCAATACAGCTCCAAAACAAAATTCATTTACTTCCGTGCCGTAACACGGCTTGAAGATCGTGAAGGTGGTGTTGCCTTTTATGAAAATGGATTTTACGATACAAAGCAGAAGAAATCAGATCTTGTCCAGGGAGTTTTTGAAACGCCTTCCTATAAACTACAGGGTACAAGACTTTTCCTGGATAACATCAAGAAGCTTTACAGAGCCCAGGGGAAAGTAATCATGACCTCCAAAGCCGAGAACATGAACATTCATGGAGATGAAGGCTACTATGATCGCAAGACCGGCATTTCGAAAGTTTATGGACATGCATATGTTGAGCGGATTACCGATGATAATGACACACTCTTCATCTCTGCTGATACATTGGTCTCCATCGAAAATGCAGATCCGAAAAAGAAAAGACTACTTGCCTATTACAATGTAAGGATTTTCAAGACGGACCTTCAGGGCAAAGCCGATTCACTGGTTTATGTTGCCAGCGATTCCATTCTTTACTTTTTCAGAAACCCTGTTCTTTGGACAGAGGAAAATCAAATGACGGCAGACTCTATCCGCATCCTGCTGGAAAAGAAAAAGATCAGCCGTATATATATGGTTTCAAATTCCTTTGTGGTTTCAGAGGATTCACTGACCAATTTCAATCAGATCAAGGGAAGGAATATGACTGCCTTTTTTGAAGGAAAGAACATTCATCATGTAATCGTCAAGGGAAATGGAGAGAGTCTTTACTTCGCCTTACAGGAAAAAGAGCAGGAGAAAGAGGGAAAAAAGGAAAAGTACACCATCACTTCGGGGATGAACAAAATCATTTGCAGTAATATGAGGATCAACTTCAAAGCAGGCAAAGTGAACAACATCAGTTTCTACATAAATCCCGACGCCTCATTCATACCACCGCACGAACTCAAGGCAGATCAGATCAAACTGAAGGGATTCAACTGGCGGGGGTTCGACCGTCCTACCAGACAACAAGTTGTGCAACAAAGACCCCAGTAA
- the mdh gene encoding malate dehydrogenase translates to MKITVVGAGNVGATCADVLAYREVANEIVLVDIKEGLAEGKALDIWQKAPIDLYDSRTIGSTNDYSKSAKSDVVVITSGLPRKPGMSRDDLIGTNAGIVKTVTENVIKHSPNAIIIVVSNPLDVMTYQAHLTSNFPRTRVIGMAGILDTARYRAFLAEALNISPKDIQAMLLGGHGDTMVPLPRYTTVAGIPVTELIDKEKLNMIIERTKVGGGELVKLMGTSAWYAPGSAAAQMVEAIVKDQRRILPVCMQLDGEYGIKNCYLGVPAVLGKNGVERVIELDLNSDEKALLETSRKHVTEVMEVLEKIGK, encoded by the coding sequence ATGAAAATTACTGTTGTCGGCGCTGGAAACGTGGGTGCTACCTGTGCCGATGTGCTCGCTTATCGTGAAGTTGCGAATGAAATTGTGTTGGTCGATATCAAAGAAGGTCTTGCGGAAGGTAAGGCACTCGACATCTGGCAAAAAGCCCCCATTGATCTTTATGACAGCCGGACCATTGGTTCTACCAATGATTATTCAAAGTCAGCAAAATCAGATGTTGTAGTCATCACTTCCGGACTTCCCCGCAAACCGGGAATGAGCCGCGACGATTTAATCGGGACCAACGCGGGAATCGTTAAGACTGTAACAGAAAATGTAATCAAGCATTCTCCTAATGCTATCATTATTGTCGTTTCCAATCCTTTGGATGTAATGACCTATCAGGCACATCTGACTTCCAATTTCCCAAGAACACGCGTCATTGGTATGGCAGGTATTCTGGATACAGCACGCTACCGTGCATTTTTAGCAGAAGCATTAAACATCTCTCCGAAAGATATTCAGGCAATGTTGTTGGGTGGTCATGGTGACACCATGGTGCCACTTCCACGTTATACTACCGTTGCGGGTATTCCTGTAACTGAATTGATTGATAAGGAAAAGCTCAACATGATCATTGAGCGTACAAAAGTTGGTGGAGGTGAGTTAGTGAAACTGATGGGTACTTCTGCCTGGTATGCACCGGGTTCAGCTGCCGCTCAAATGGTTGAGGCCATTGTAAAAGATCAAAGAAGAATTCTTCCGGTCTGTATGCAACTTGATGGTGAATACGGAATCAAGAATTGCTACCTCGGCGTTCCAGCTGTGTTGGGTAAGAACGGAGTTGAGCGTGTGATAGAACTTGATCTCAATAGCGACGAGAAAGCCTTGCTTGAAACAAGTCGCAAGCACGTGACAGAAGTAATGGAAGTGCTGGAGAAAATCGGCAAATAG
- a CDS encoding T9SS type A sorting domain-containing protein: MRYLLDGLGDADMKWILFLLVFSASGFSAGAQTLEWIDRQEHFQATTGQTVRIPIKIKNTTDKVQFFIVKKASGDIGSNQKGYFCLGDDCLDPGVDQFSKKLEPGETITNLYFTVEPGMVTTSNSFRFEVYSRNNPTIGIEHSVSLSVDEKTAKSLVFQSRDITVHDIYPNPINDQAFIDYKLHNELIKAKVVIHNILGSPVGHYDLSVFESRAKIQADELTSGVYFYTVYIDNIGVLTRKLIVRK, from the coding sequence TTGCGTTACCTTTTGGATGGACTTGGTGATGCTGATATGAAATGGATTCTGTTTCTTCTTGTCTTCTCAGCCTCCGGATTTTCTGCCGGCGCTCAAACACTTGAGTGGATAGACCGCCAGGAACATTTTCAAGCAACCACAGGACAGACCGTTCGCATTCCCATCAAAATAAAAAATACAACAGACAAGGTTCAGTTCTTTATTGTCAAAAAAGCCAGTGGAGATATTGGCTCCAATCAAAAAGGATACTTCTGTCTCGGAGATGATTGCCTCGATCCGGGGGTAGATCAGTTCTCGAAAAAGCTGGAGCCCGGCGAAACCATTACCAATCTTTACTTTACCGTGGAACCCGGAATGGTCACCACCTCCAACTCATTCAGGTTCGAAGTTTATTCCCGGAATAATCCGACCATCGGAATCGAGCATTCTGTATCCCTTTCGGTTGATGAAAAAACCGCCAAATCACTCGTTTTCCAGTCAAGGGATATTACTGTACACGATATTTATCCCAATCCGATCAACGATCAGGCTTTTATAGATTACAAGCTGCACAATGAATTAATTAAGGCCAAAGTGGTCATTCACAATATTTTAGGTAGCCCTGTGGGTCATTACGACCTTTCTGTTTTTGAATCCCGCGCCAAGATCCAGGCAGACGAGCTTACGTCTGGTGTCTACTTTTACACCGTTTACATTGATAATATCGGTGTTCTCACCCGCAAGCTCATTGTCAGGAAATAA
- a CDS encoding RNA polymerase sigma factor: MMHSDVLIVRAREGDKHAQGKLVEVWYKRIYNFSYKFFYDHDMAMEVSQKTFISMHRNIAYLQDTGRFRSWLYTIAVNCCREELRKKKSSRSVSLHDLNPGEHEDSYSWEKSGSRRENPERVLRQSELSDLLQGCLILLSDEQREVVIMKEYEGMKFREIAEALNVSENTVKSRMYYGLEALKKILEKRNITQETIGYEL; encoded by the coding sequence ATGATGCATTCGGATGTCCTCATCGTGCGGGCCCGCGAGGGAGACAAGCATGCGCAGGGGAAACTGGTAGAAGTGTGGTACAAGAGGATCTATAATTTCAGCTATAAGTTCTTTTACGACCATGACATGGCGATGGAGGTTTCTCAGAAGACATTCATTTCGATGCATCGGAACATCGCGTACCTGCAGGATACAGGAAGGTTCCGCTCATGGTTGTATACGATCGCGGTGAATTGCTGCAGGGAAGAATTGAGAAAGAAGAAAAGCAGTCGGTCGGTGTCGCTTCATGATTTGAATCCCGGAGAACATGAGGATAGCTACAGTTGGGAGAAGTCAGGAAGTCGCAGAGAAAATCCTGAACGTGTGCTTAGACAAAGTGAACTTTCAGATTTGCTCCAGGGATGCTTAATACTATTGAGTGATGAGCAGCGTGAGGTGGTGATTATGAAAGAGTACGAGGGAATGAAATTCAGAGAGATAGCTGAAGCGTTGAATGTCTCCGAGAATACAGTGAAGTCGAGAATGTACTATGGGCTGGAAGCATTGAAGAAAATTTTGGAAAAAAGAAATATTACGCAAGAAACAATAGGGTATGAATTATAA